The sequence below is a genomic window from Streptomyces sp. NBC_00289.
CGGGACTGGACCAATGGTGTAGACCAGTAGGGGGAGCTTGGCCCAGACCAATAGGCGTGTCAAGGGTGTTCAGGCGGGCTCCGGGCGTCCGTGATGCGACCGAGATATGCAGGGACCTTTCATTGCGCAAGCGACAGATCGGACGGACCAGTGCCGCTGTACCACAGCGTGAGGAACGGCGCGGTGGACTAGACCAACACCGGCGCCGACGGTATACAGAGGGGATCACGGAGCGTGTGGGGCCAACCCGCCCGGAGCCGTGCCACGATGTGAGCCGTGGCCGACGGGTGTCGGTCGTTTCGGCATCCGAAGCCGGGAAGGCGGAGCATGAGCACCGACGTCAGCAGTGCGGAGAACGAGGGTGGGGCCACCGTCCGTACCGCGCGCGTGCCCAAGTACTACCGTCTCAAGAAGCATCTGCTCGACATGACGGAGACGCAGTCGCCGGGCACGCCGGTACCGCCCGAGCGCACACTGGCCGCCGAGTTCGACACCTCGCGCACGACGGTGCGCCAGGCGTTGCAGGAACTCGTCGTCGAGGGCCGGCTCGAGCGCATCCAGGGCAAGGGCACCTTCGTCGCCAAGCCGAAGGTCTCCCAGGCGCTCCAACTCACCTCGTACACGGAGGACATGCGCGCCCAGGGCCTCGAACCCACCTCCCAGCTCCTGGACATCGGCTACATCACCGCCGACGACCGGCTCGCCGGTCTGCTCGACATCACGGCCGGCGGCCGGGTGCTGCGCATCGAGCGGCTGCGCATGGCCAACGGCGAGCCGATGGCCATCGAGACGACGCATCTGGCCGCGAAGCGCTTCCCGGCGCTGCGCCGCAGTCTCGTCAAGTACACCTCCCTCTACACGGCGCTCGCCGAGGTCTACGACGTCCATCTCGCCGAGGCCGAGGAGACCATCGAGACCTCGCTGGCCACCCCGCGCGAGGCCGGCCTGCTCGGCACCGACGTGGGTCTGCCGATGCTGATGCTGTCCCGGCACTCGCTGGACCGGAAGGGACAGCCGGTGGAGTGGGTGCGGTCGGTGTACCGGGGGGACCGCTACAAGTTCGTGGCCAGGCTCAAGCGGCCGCAGGACTAGGCTCCGCCGCCCTCCGACCAGGGCAGGTCCCCGGTTCGGTGCGGCCGAGTGAGGATGTGGAGTCGATATTCGGACGGGGTCTTCCGCTGTCCTGACACCGTCGCCTACATTGCCTGCGCATTGCCCAGGTGATCAGCGAGGGGACGGAGCCGCGACATGTCAGATGTGCCCGAAGTGCAACCACCGGTGGTGACACCGGTCCGCGTGGTCATCGCGCTCTGTCTCATAGCGCCGTTCGTCGCGATGCTGTGGATCGGCTCCTACGCGAAGACGGACCCGGCGTTCATCGGGATCCCGTTCTTCTACTGGTACCAGATGCTGTGGGTGCTCATCTCCACGGTCCTGACGATGACCGCGTACGCGTTGTGGCGCCGTGACCAGCGCGCCCGCGCCGCACGGACCGGGGGTGCGTCGACGTGAACGACGGAGTCAACGGCGTCGCGCTCGCCGTCTTCATCTTCTTCTTCGTGGCCGTCACGGCCATGGGCTTCCTCGCCGCACGCTGGCGCAAGGCCGAGAACGAGCACAGCCTCGACGAATGGGGCCTGGGCGGCCGGTCGTTCGGCACCTGGGTCACCTGGTTCCTGCTCGGCGGCGACCTGTACACGGCGTACACCTTCGTCGCCGTGCCCGCGGCGATCTACGCGGCCGGCGCGGCCGGCTTCTTCGCGGTGCCGTACACGATCCTGGTGTACCCGCTGATCTTCACCTTCCTGCCGCGTCTGTGGTCGGTCTCGCACAAGCACGGATACGTCACCACCTCGGACTTCGTGCGCGGCCGGTTCGGCTCCAAGGGCCTGTCGCTGGCGGTCGCCGTCACCGGCATCCTCGCGACGATGCCGTACATCGCGCTCCAACTGGTCGGCATCCAGGCCGTGCTGGACGTGATGGGGGTGGGCGGCGGCGAGAACACCAACTGGTTCGTGAAGGACCTGCCCCTGCTGATCGCGTTCGGTGTGCTGGCGGCGTACACCTACTCGTCGGGGCTGCGCGCGCCCGCGCTGATCGCGTTCGTGAAGGACACGCTGATCTACATCGTCATCGCGGTGGCGATCATCTACATTCCGATCAAGCTGGGCGGCTTCGACGACATCTTCGCCAAGGCGGCCGATGCCTTCAGCCAGACGAACCCGGCGACGGGCAAGCCGCGCGGGGCGCTCGTCCCGGCCGAGGCGGGGCAGTGGACGTACGCCACCCTGGCGTTGGGCTCCGCCCTCGCGCTCTTCATGTACCCGCACTCGATCACGGCGACGCTGTCCTCACGCAGCCGTGAGGTGATCCGTCGCAACACCACGATCCTGCCGCTGTACTCGCTGATGCTCGGCCTGCTGGCGCTGCTCGGCTTCATGGCGATCGCGGCCGGGGTGAAGGTCACCAACGGGCAGTTGGCGATTCCGCAGCTGTTCGAGGACATGTTCCCGGACTGGTTCGCGGGTGTCGCCTTCGCGGCGATCGGCATCGGCGCGCTCGTCCCGGCGGCGATCATGTCGATCGCGGCCGCGAACCTCTTCACCCGCAACATCTACAAGGACTTCATCAAGCCCGACGCGACGCCGGCCCAGGAGACCAAGGTCTCCAAGCTGGTCTCCCTCCTGGTGAAGGTGGGCGCGCTGGTCTTCGTCCTGACCATGGACAAGACGGTGGCGATCAACTTCCAGCTGCTGGGCGGAATCTGGATCCTGCAGACCTTCCCGGCCCTGGTCGGCGGCCTGTTCACCCGCTGGTTCCACCGCTGGGCACTGCTGGCAGGCTGGGCGGTCGGCATGGTCTACGGCACCTTCGCCGCGTACGGCGTCGCCTCCCCCACCCAGAAGCACTTCGGCGGCTCGGCGAAGGAGATCCCCGGCATCGGCGAGATCGGCTACATCGGCCTGACGGCGTTCGTGCTGAACCTGGTCGTCACGGTGGTCCTCACCTTCGTCCTGAAGGCCGCGAAGGCCCCCGAGGGCATCGACGAGACCAGCCCGGTGGACTACACGGCGGACGCCGGCGATCCGGGCGTGGAGGTGGAGCTGCCGCCGGCCACGGCGGGCACCTCGCACTGACCCGACGCACGCACCCGCCAGCGGGCCGCCGGAGCACGTCCGGCGGCCCGCCGGCGTCTCCGCGAGCTCGTCTCCGCCCCCGCCGTCGCCCTCCCCGCGTTGCCGCTCAGACACGCTCCGAAGCCGACGTGACACAACATCTGGGGGTGCAACCGCGGCCCGGCACAAGATGTATGCTCATGCTCGCTGTCGCCGCAGGGGAATCCGGTGCGAATCCGGAACTGTCCCGCAACGGTGTACTCATGCGCGCATATCCGCGTACGAGCGTCAGTCCGAGGACCTGCCGACAGCGCGCCCGGCCATCCGGCCGGGCTGCCAGGACGTCCGGGCCTCGTGGAATGGGCCGGTGGACGCGACGCCGCGTGCGCTCGTGAACCGCCCCCTCCGCAAGGCCCCGTGCCGAGCGAGGGAGAGCCCCACGTGACCATCGCGCCAGCCGAACCGGCTTCAGCGGCAGCCAACCCCGTGGCCGACGACGGTCCCGGAGCCGCGCTGCTGCGGATCCTGACCGGGCTGACCGCCGACCTCCCCGACGCCGACCCCGGCCGGGTCGCCGCCGCCGCGCTGCGCGGCCGGTCCGCGCGGGCGGACGCGACGGAGCTGCGGGAGCTGGCCACCGAGGCGGCGGCGGGCCTCATCTCCGAGGACCCGGCCTACTCGCGGCTGGCCGCGCGGCTGCTGACGCTGAGCATCGCCGCCGAGGCCGCCTCGCAGGGCGTGACGACCTTCACCGACTCCGTCGCCGTCGGACACCGCGAGGGGCTCGTCGCCGACCGCACGGCCGAGTTCGTGCGCGTGCACGCCGACCGGCTCGACGCGCTGGTCGACCTCGAAGCCGACGACCGCTTCGGCTACTTCGGCCTGCGCACCCTGCACAGCCGCTATCTGCTCCGGCACCCGATCACCCGTCAGGTGATCGAGACGCCTCAGCACTTCATGCTGCGGGTGGCGAGCGGCCTCGCGGAGGACGACACGGCGCGCTCACTGGAGGAGGTCGCCGCGCTCTACGGACTCATGAGCCGCCTCGAATACCTCCCGTCCTCGCCCACCCTCTTCAACTCCGGTACCCGGCACCCCCAGATGTCGTCCTGCTACCTCCTCGACTCCCCGCTGGACGAGCTGGACTCCATCTACGACCGCTACCACCAGGTCGCCCGCCTCTCCAAGCACGCCGGCGGCATCGGCCTGTCCTACTCCCGCATCCGGGCGCGGGGTTCGCTGATCCGGGGCACGAACGGGCACTCCAACGGCATCGTCCCGTTCCTCAAGACGCTGGACGCCTCGGTGGCCGCCGTGAACCAGGGCGGCCGGCGCAAGGGCGCCGCCGCGGTCTACCTGGAGACCTGGCACTCCGACATCGAGGAGTTCCTGGAGCTGCGCGACAACACCGGTGAGGACGCCCGCCGTACGCACAATCTCAACCTCGCGCACTGGGTCCCGGACGAGTTCATGCGCCGGGTCGAGGCGGACGCCGAGTGGTCGCTGTTCTCCCCCGCCGACGTGCCGGAGCTCGTCGACCTGTGGGGCGCGGAGTTCGACGCCGCGTACCGCCGGGCGGAGGCCGAGGGGCTCGCGCGCCGAACCCTGCCCGCCCGCGACCTGTACGGCCGGATGATGCGGACCCTCGCGCAGACCGGCAACGGCTGGATGACCTTCAAGGACGCGGCCAACCGCACCGCCAACCAGACGGCCGAGCCGGGTCACGTGGTCCACTCCTCCAACCTGTGCACCGAGATCCTGGAGGTCACGGACGACGGGGAGACGGCGGTCTGCAACCTGGGGTCGGTCAACCTGGGTGCCTTCGTCCGGGACGGCGACATCGACTGGGAGCGGCTGGACGCGACGGTCCGTACCGCGGTCACCTTCCTCGACCGGGTCGTCGACATCAACTTCTACCCGACCGAGCAGGCGGGCCGCTCCAACGCCAGGTGGCGTCCGGTGGGCCTCGGGGTGATGGGCCTGCAGGACGTCTTCTTCGCGCTGCGGCTGCCCTTCGACTCGCCGGCGGCGAAGGCGCTCTCGACCCGCATCGCCGAGCGCGTGATGCTCGCCGCGTACGAGACCTCCACCGATCTCGCCGAGCGCAACGGCCCGTTGCCGGCCTGGGAGAAGACCCGTACCGCCCGGGGTGTACTGCACCCCGACCACTTCGACGTGGAGCTCACCTGGCCGGAGCGCTGGGCCGCCCTGCGGGAGCGGGTCGCGGCGGTCGGCATGCGCAACGCGCTGCTGCTCGCGATCGCCCCCACCGCCACCATCGCGTCGATCGCGGGCGTGTACGAGTGCATCGAGCCGCAGGTGTCCAACCTGTTCAAGCGCGAGACCCTGTCCGGGGAGTTCCTCCAGGTCAACTCGTATCTGGTGCGGGACCTGAAGGAGCTGGGCGTCTGGGACGCGCGCACCCGTGAGGCGCTGCGCGACGCGAACGGCTCGGTGAGCGGATTCGCCTGGATCCCGGAGGAGGTCCGGGCCCTGTACCGCACGGCCTGGGAACTCCCGCAGCGCGGCCTGATCGACATGGCCGCCGCCCGTACCCCGTTCCTGGACCAGGCGCAGTCGCTGAACCTCTTCCTGGAGACGCCGACGATCGGCAAGCTCTCCTCGATGTACGCGTACGCCTGGAAGCAGGGCCTGAAGACGACGTACTACCTGCGTTCGCGCCCGGCGACCCGCATCGCCCGCGCCGCCCGGGCCCAGGCGCTGCCCGAGCAGACCCTTCCCGTCCAGCAGGTCGCCGACCCCGACGCGGTCGCCTGCTCCCTTGAGAACCCCGAGTCCTGCGAGGCCTGCCAGTAATGACCGCCGACATCACCAAGAACCTGCTCGACCCGGGCTTCGAACTCACCCTCCGCCCCATGCGCTACCCGGACTTCTACGAGCGCTACCGGGACGCCATCAAGAACACGTGGACGGTGGAGGAGGTCGACCTCGCCTCCGACGTGTCGGACCTCGCGAAGCTGTCGCAGGGCGAACAGCACATGATCGGCCGGCTGGTCGCGTTCTTCGCGACGGGCGACTCGATCGTGGCGAACAACCTGGTGCTGACCCTCTACAAGCACATCAACTCCCCCGAGGCGCGCCTGTATCTGAGCAGGCAGCTCTTCGAGGAAGCGGTCCACGTCCAGTTCTATCTGACCCTCCTGGACACCTACCTCCCCGACCCGGAGGACCGCACGGCGGCGTTCGCGGCGGTGGAGAACATCCCCTCCATCCGCGAGAAGGCGGAGTTCTGCTTCCGGTGGATGGACTCGGTCGAGAAGCTGGACCGCCTGGAGACGAAGGCCGACCGCCGCCGCTTCCTGCTCAACCTGATCTGCTTCGCCGCCTGCATCGAGGGCCTCTTCTTCTACGGCGCCTTCGCGTACGTCTACTGGTTCCGCAGCCGGGGTCTGCTGCACGGCCTGGCGACCGGCACCAACTGGGTGTTCCGCGACGAGACGATGCACATGTCCTTCGCCTTCGAGGTGGTGGACACCGTCCGCAAGGAGGAGCCGGAGCTCTTCGACGAGCAACTGCGCGAGCAGGTCACCGACATGATCCGGGAGGCCGTGGAGGCGGAGCTTCAGTTCGGCCGCGACCTGTGCGGTGACGGGCTGCCCGGCATGAACACCGAGTCGATGCGCCAGTACCTGGAGTGCGTCGCCGACCAGCGCCTGCAGCGGCTCGGGTTCGCGCCCGTGTACGGCTCCGAAAACCCCTTCTCCTTCATGGAGTTGCAGGGAGTCCAGGAGCTGACGAACTTCTTCGAGCGGCGCCCGTCGGCGTACCAGGTCGCGGTGGAGGGCACGGTCGACCTCGACGAGGACTTCTGACGGTCCGCAAGCCGCCAGGCTGCTGACGGTCCGAAAGCCGCCTGGCCTGGGACGGCCCATGGAGCGTCCATGGGCCGTCCATGGACCCCCTATGGGGCGGCAAAGTTCTTCCGGCGCCGCTATCCGCGCCGCACGGGCCCCGGTTACGTTCTGCCCGTTCTGTCATGTCACCCGCAACCGCACGGCACGGCGACACCACAGGACGCCAGAAGTGTCATGCCCATGACGGCATCGCGCACCGCCGCCGCTACGCGCGTCACAGGCCTGCCACCAGCGTCGAGATCCCCACTCCCTTGACGGAGGCAGTACCCCATGCGTCAGACGCACACCGGTAAGTCCAGGCGGAGCCTGCGAAGACTCCTGGCCGCCGCCGTACCCGCCCTCGCGCTCAGCCTCGCCGGGCTCGTCGCGGCACCGGCGCACGCGGCGCCCGCCGCCGCCCACACCTCCCGCGTCACCCAGAACGCCAAGGCCCTCACCGCCCCCGCGGCCCAGGCCGTCCACACGACCGGCAAGGCCGGCCAGAAGGTGCCGACCACCCACCTGTGCGGCGCCCCGGCCCCCGGTCACGCCTCCTGCTTCGCCCAGCGCCGAACCGACATCCGGCAGAAGCTGGCCGCGGCCGTCTCCCCCGACGCCGCCGCCGCGGTGTCCGGCCTCAGCCCCGCCAACCTGCACAGCGCGTACAACCTCCCCTCGACCGGCGGCTCCGGTCTGACGGTCGCCGTGGTCGACGCGTACAACGATCCCAACGCCGCGGCCGACCTCGCCACCTACCGCTCCCAGTTCGGGCTGTCGGCGTGCACCAAGGCCAACGGCTGCTTCAAGCAGGTCGGCCAGACCGGCTCGACCACCTCGCTGCCCTCGAACGACACCGGCTGGGCGGGTGAGGAGGCGCTGGACATCGACATGGTCAGCGCGGTCTGCCCCAACTGCAACATCATTCTGGTCGAGGCCAGTTCGGCGAACGACTCCGACCTCGGCACCGCCGAGAACGAGGCGGTGTCGCTGGGCGCGAAGTTCGTGTCCAACAGCTGGGGCGGCGACGAGTCCTCCTCCCAGACCGGCGAGGACACCTCGTACTTCAAGCATCCGGGCGTCGCCATCACCGTCTCCTCCGGTGACTCCGCCTACGGCGCCGAGTACCCGGCGACCTCCCAGTACGTGACCGCCGTCGGCGGCACCGCGCTGTCCACCTCCTCCAACTCCCGCGGCTGGACCGAGTCCGTGTGGAAGACGAGCAGCACCGAGGGCACCGGCTCCGGCTGCTCCGCGTACGACCCGAAGCCGAGCTGGCAGACCGACACCGGCTGCTCCAAGCGCATGGAGGCGGACGTCTCGGCGGTCGCCGACCCCGCGACCGGCGTGGCCGTCTACGACACCTACGGCGGCTCCGGCTGGGCGGTCTACGGCGGTACGAGTGCCTCCGCGCCGATCATCGCGGGCGTGTACGCGCTGGCCGGCACCCCGGGCAGCGGCGACTACCCGGCGAAGTACCCCTACTCCCACACCTCGAGCCTCAACGACGTCACCAGCGGCAGCAACGGCAGCTGCTCCCCCTCCTACTTCTGCACCGCGGTCACCGGCTACGACGGCCCGACCGGCTGGGGCACCCCCAACGGCACCACCGCCTTCGCGTCGGGCGGCAGCACCGGCAACACGGTGACCGTCACCAACCCGGGCAGCCGGTCCACCGCCACCGGCGGCTCGGTCAGCCTGCAGATCTCCGCCTCGGACAGCGCGGGCGCGACCCTCACGTACAGCGCGAGCGGTCTGCCGACGGGGCTGTCGATCAGCGGCTCGACCGGACTGATCTCCGGCACCGCGACCACGGCCGGCACCTACAGCACCACGGTCACCGCCACCGACGGCACGGGCGCCTCCGGCTCGGTCTCCTTCACCTGGACCGTCAGCACCTCGGGCGGCGGCAGCTGCACCTCGGCGCAACTGCTCGGCAACCAGGGCTTCGAGTCGGGCAGCACCACCTGGAGCTCCAGCAGCGGGGTCATCACCAACGCCACCGGTGAGGCGGCGCACGGCGGCTCCTCCTACGCCTGGCTGGACGGCTACGGCTCGGCCCACACCGACACGCTCTCCCAGTCGGTGACGGTCCCCAGCGGGTGCAAGGCGACGCTGACCTTCTACCTGCACGTCGACTCGGGCGAGACCAGCACGACCACGGCCTACGACAAGCTGACCGTCACCGCCGGATCGACCACCCTGGCGACCTACTCCAACCTCAACAAGGCCACCGGTTACACCCAGAAGACCATCGACCTGCCCTCGTTCGCCGGCTCCGGCGTCACGCTGAAGTTCAGCGGAGTCGAGGACTCCTCCCTCCAGACCAGCTTCGTCATCGACGACACCGCCGTCACGACGAGCTGATCCCCGCCCCGCACCTGGGCCTCGGCTGCCGACGCGGGCGGGGCCCCGGTGGATCCCCTCGCCCGCCGCGCACGTCCCATGGAGAAGGAGGCCCTGCCATGAGCCGAACCATCCAGTACCGGATCGCCGCCCTCGCGGCGGTGACACTCACCCTCGCGGGCTGCGGCGGCACGCGGGCCGGAACCGACCCCGGGACCGACAGCCGGGGCAGCGACGCCGTGACCTCGCCCGTGTCGCCGTCCCCGTCCCCCTCGACGGGCGCCTCCGGAGAGACCTGTGCGGCACGATCGGCCCTGGACGCGGCCGACACCGGCCGCAGGTTCTGCCTGTCGACCGGTGGCGTGATCCGTATCGGTCTGGACGGTACCGCCGACCGCGCCTGGACTCCCGTCACCGCCGACGGACCGGGCCTGAAGGCCGTCAACAGCGGCATCGTCCTGCGGGGCGGTGACGCCTCCGCCGCCTTCGAGGCGGTCTCGGCCGGGACGGTACGGCTGTCCTCGTCCCGGCCGCTGTGCGCCACCTCGTCCGGCCGCATCTCGTGCAAGGGGCTTCAGGAGTGGTGGGTGACGGTCGTGGTGACGAAGCGCTGAGACCGCCTCCGCACCGGCCGGGCGGGCTGCGGGTCGCGGCGGGACTGCTCCGCCTTCCTGATCTGACGTTCCATCCGCCGCTCGTGCGCGATGCCGATCACCGCGGGGGTGACCATGAACACCAGGAGCCCGAGAGCGGCCAGCATTCCGATGATTGCCTGCGTCTGTGTCGTATTCATGTACACCAGTCTGACCACCGACACTCCTTACCAACAGTGGCAGGACTGCCGCAGGGGCTCGATTTACTGCCACTTTCGAGGCACACTGGCTCCATGCTGGAAAACGTGGCCGCCGTCGTCCTGAACGGCGTGAACCCCTTCGAACTCGGCGTCGCGTGCGAGGTCTTCGGCACCGACCGCAGCGACGACGGACTGCCCGTGTACGACTTCGCGGTCGTCTCGGCCGAGGGGCCGACGCTGCGCTCTCGGGCAGGCTTCAGCCTGCACATCGAGCACGGCCTGGAGCGGCTGGAGGAGGCCGACCTCATCGCCGTACCGGCCGGGGAGAACTACGCCTCCCGGGACTTCCCGCCCGAACTCCTCGAGGCCCTGCGGCGCGCGGTGGCCCGCGGGACCCGGGTGCTCAGCGTCTGCTCCGGCGTCTTCCTGCTCGCCGCGGCCGGGCTGCTGGACGGCAGGCGGTGTGCCGTGCACTGGCACCAGGCGGAGGCGCTCGCCCGCCGGTATCCGCACGTGACCGTCGAGCCGGACGTGCTGTACGTCGACGAGGACCCGGTCATCACCTCCGCCGGCACCGCCGCGGGCATCGACGCCTGTCTGCACATCGTGCGCAAGGACCAGGGCACCGAGGTCGCCAACAAGATCGCCCGGCGGATGGTCGTGCCGCCGCACCGGGACGGCGGGCAGGCCCAGTACATCGAGCGGCCGCTGCCCAGGTCCTCGTGCGACACCGTCGGTGACGTGCTGGTGTGGATGGCCGAGCACCTCGACGAGGAGGTCACCGTCGAGCAGCTCGCCGACCGCGCGCACATGTCCCCGCGCACCTTCGCCCGCCGCTTCCAGCAGGAGACGGGGACGACTCCGTACCGCTGGATCCTGCGTCAACGGGTGCTGCTGGCACAGCGGTTGCTGGAGGAGACCGACGAGACGATGGACGCGATCGCGGGCCGAACCGGATTCGGCACCGCGGCCGCGTTGCGCCATCAGTTCACCCGGGCACTGGACACCACCCCGAACGCCTACCGGCGCACGTTCCGGGGGCCGGAGGCGGCCTGAGCCGTCACCGCCGCGGCACCGGCCGCAGCAGCAGCTTCTGCGGGCGCAGGGTGATGCCCACCCGGGTGCCGTCGTCGGACCCGGACACCTGCTCGAAGCGGTACCTCGTCGCCAGCGCCGCCGTGATGAGGGTCAGCATGGACATCGAGAAGTGGTCGCTCGGGCACTTGCGGTTGCCCACGCTGAACGGGCTCATCGCGTGTTTCGGCACCGCCTTCACCCGGTCCGGAAGCCAGCGGTCGGGGTCGAACTCCAGGTGGTGCGCATAGGAACGCGCGTCGCGCTGGATCGCGTACGGGCTGTACACGATGTCGGCCCCAGCCGGAATGCGATAGCCACCGAGTTCCGTGTCGGCCACCGCCCGTCGCGTCAATATCCATACGGCGGGACGCAAACGCATGGACTCGACGACGACATTGTTCGTGTGCGTGAGCTTCCGGACGTCCTCGAATCCGACCGGGCGCCCGCCGGTGACGGCTTCGACCTCCGCGCACACCTTGTCCCCGTGTTCCGGGTGTTCGGCCAGCATCTGCAACAGCCACATGATCGTGGAGGCGATGGTTTCACTGCCGGGGGTGAGGATGGCGACCACCTGGTCGTGGATCTCCTGTTCCCCGATGGGGTCGCCATTGTCGTCCTTCGCCGCCAGCAATTCCGTCAGCAAATCGTCCGGCTTTTGACCGGATGCCCGCCGCTCGGCGACGATCTCGTCGACGACAAGATGCAAATCGGCCAGGGCCCGGTTGAATGTGCGGTTGGCCGGGAGAGGCAGCCTGTAGAGCGGCCCGAGCGGAACCACCATGCGCCGGTACATGCCCCGGAAGACGGTGGCGAGCGCGACGCACAGCCGCTCCGCCCGCTCGTCCATGAAGTCGCCGCGCAGCAGACAGCGGGCTGCGACGCGCACGGCGACCCGGAAGGACTCGGAGGTGCAGTCGATCGTCTCCCCGGCCTGCCAGCGCTCGGCGAGCGCGTGCGCCTCCTCCTCCATGATCGGTCCGTACGCGGGGATCGCGTCGAGCCGGAAGGCGGGCTGGATGGTGCGCCGCTGGCGCCGGTGCTGCGGCCCGTTGGCCGTCGCGACGCCCTCCTTGCCGAGCAGGCCCTCCAGCGACTCCCACAGCGGCCCCGCGATGATGTAGTCGGGGTCGAGCGCCAGTGCTCCGGTGAGGGCCGGCGCGGTGACCGCGTAGACCGTCTTCGGGCCGAGCTTCAGCCGTACGACGTCTCCGTGGTCGCGCAGCCCGGCCATGAACGCCAGCGGGTCGCGGACCAGTCGCCACCCGTGGCCGAGGCCCGGGACACCCCCGCCCGCGAGGGGCGGCTCACACGGTTCCCGGACCTCGGGGGGTTCGGGCCGTACGGACTCGACGGTCATTTCTCACCTGCCGCTTCGTTGTTGACGTACGGGGGCGTGGACCGGTCGTCCCAGCTGTCGACCATGTACCTGCCGGACT
It includes:
- a CDS encoding putative Ig domain-containing protein, which encodes MRQTHTGKSRRSLRRLLAAAVPALALSLAGLVAAPAHAAPAAAHTSRVTQNAKALTAPAAQAVHTTGKAGQKVPTTHLCGAPAPGHASCFAQRRTDIRQKLAAAVSPDAAAAVSGLSPANLHSAYNLPSTGGSGLTVAVVDAYNDPNAAADLATYRSQFGLSACTKANGCFKQVGQTGSTTSLPSNDTGWAGEEALDIDMVSAVCPNCNIILVEASSANDSDLGTAENEAVSLGAKFVSNSWGGDESSSQTGEDTSYFKHPGVAITVSSGDSAYGAEYPATSQYVTAVGGTALSTSSNSRGWTESVWKTSSTEGTGSGCSAYDPKPSWQTDTGCSKRMEADVSAVADPATGVAVYDTYGGSGWAVYGGTSASAPIIAGVYALAGTPGSGDYPAKYPYSHTSSLNDVTSGSNGSCSPSYFCTAVTGYDGPTGWGTPNGTTAFASGGSTGNTVTVTNPGSRSTATGGSVSLQISASDSAGATLTYSASGLPTGLSISGSTGLISGTATTAGTYSTTVTATDGTGASGSVSFTWTVSTSGGGSCTSAQLLGNQGFESGSTTWSSSSGVITNATGEAAHGGSSYAWLDGYGSAHTDTLSQSVTVPSGCKATLTFYLHVDSGETSTTTAYDKLTVTAGSTTLATYSNLNKATGYTQKTIDLPSFAGSGVTLKFSGVEDSSLQTSFVIDDTAVTTS
- a CDS encoding ribonucleoside-diphosphate reductase subunit alpha; translation: MTIAPAEPASAAANPVADDGPGAALLRILTGLTADLPDADPGRVAAAALRGRSARADATELRELATEAAAGLISEDPAYSRLAARLLTLSIAAEAASQGVTTFTDSVAVGHREGLVADRTAEFVRVHADRLDALVDLEADDRFGYFGLRTLHSRYLLRHPITRQVIETPQHFMLRVASGLAEDDTARSLEEVAALYGLMSRLEYLPSSPTLFNSGTRHPQMSSCYLLDSPLDELDSIYDRYHQVARLSKHAGGIGLSYSRIRARGSLIRGTNGHSNGIVPFLKTLDASVAAVNQGGRRKGAAAVYLETWHSDIEEFLELRDNTGEDARRTHNLNLAHWVPDEFMRRVEADAEWSLFSPADVPELVDLWGAEFDAAYRRAEAEGLARRTLPARDLYGRMMRTLAQTGNGWMTFKDAANRTANQTAEPGHVVHSSNLCTEILEVTDDGETAVCNLGSVNLGAFVRDGDIDWERLDATVRTAVTFLDRVVDINFYPTEQAGRSNARWRPVGLGVMGLQDVFFALRLPFDSPAAKALSTRIAERVMLAAYETSTDLAERNGPLPAWEKTRTARGVLHPDHFDVELTWPERWAALRERVAAVGMRNALLLAIAPTATIASIAGVYECIEPQVSNLFKRETLSGEFLQVNSYLVRDLKELGVWDARTREALRDANGSVSGFAWIPEEVRALYRTAWELPQRGLIDMAAARTPFLDQAQSLNLFLETPTIGKLSSMYAYAWKQGLKTTYYLRSRPATRIARAARAQALPEQTLPVQQVADPDAVACSLENPESCEACQ
- a CDS encoding GlxA family transcriptional regulator, producing the protein MLENVAAVVLNGVNPFELGVACEVFGTDRSDDGLPVYDFAVVSAEGPTLRSRAGFSLHIEHGLERLEEADLIAVPAGENYASRDFPPELLEALRRAVARGTRVLSVCSGVFLLAAAGLLDGRRCAVHWHQAEALARRYPHVTVEPDVLYVDEDPVITSAGTAAGIDACLHIVRKDQGTEVANKIARRMVVPPHRDGGQAQYIERPLPRSSCDTVGDVLVWMAEHLDEEVTVEQLADRAHMSPRTFARRFQQETGTTPYRWILRQRVLLAQRLLEETDETMDAIAGRTGFGTAAALRHQFTRALDTTPNAYRRTFRGPEAA
- a CDS encoding DUF3311 domain-containing protein, whose product is MSDVPEVQPPVVTPVRVVIALCLIAPFVAMLWIGSYAKTDPAFIGIPFFYWYQMLWVLISTVLTMTAYALWRRDQRARAARTGGAST
- a CDS encoding ribonucleotide-diphosphate reductase subunit beta, coding for MTADITKNLLDPGFELTLRPMRYPDFYERYRDAIKNTWTVEEVDLASDVSDLAKLSQGEQHMIGRLVAFFATGDSIVANNLVLTLYKHINSPEARLYLSRQLFEEAVHVQFYLTLLDTYLPDPEDRTAAFAAVENIPSIREKAEFCFRWMDSVEKLDRLETKADRRRFLLNLICFAACIEGLFFYGAFAYVYWFRSRGLLHGLATGTNWVFRDETMHMSFAFEVVDTVRKEEPELFDEQLREQVTDMIREAVEAELQFGRDLCGDGLPGMNTESMRQYLECVADQRLQRLGFAPVYGSENPFSFMELQGVQELTNFFERRPSAYQVAVEGTVDLDEDF
- the mctP gene encoding monocarboxylate uptake permease MctP — translated: MNDGVNGVALAVFIFFFVAVTAMGFLAARWRKAENEHSLDEWGLGGRSFGTWVTWFLLGGDLYTAYTFVAVPAAIYAAGAAGFFAVPYTILVYPLIFTFLPRLWSVSHKHGYVTTSDFVRGRFGSKGLSLAVAVTGILATMPYIALQLVGIQAVLDVMGVGGGENTNWFVKDLPLLIAFGVLAAYTYSSGLRAPALIAFVKDTLIYIVIAVAIIYIPIKLGGFDDIFAKAADAFSQTNPATGKPRGALVPAEAGQWTYATLALGSALALFMYPHSITATLSSRSREVIRRNTTILPLYSLMLGLLALLGFMAIAAGVKVTNGQLAIPQLFEDMFPDWFAGVAFAAIGIGALVPAAIMSIAAANLFTRNIYKDFIKPDATPAQETKVSKLVSLLVKVGALVFVLTMDKTVAINFQLLGGIWILQTFPALVGGLFTRWFHRWALLAGWAVGMVYGTFAAYGVASPTQKHFGGSAKEIPGIGEIGYIGLTAFVLNLVVTVVLTFVLKAAKAPEGIDETSPVDYTADAGDPGVEVELPPATAGTSH
- a CDS encoding GntR family transcriptional regulator, translating into MSTDVSSAENEGGATVRTARVPKYYRLKKHLLDMTETQSPGTPVPPERTLAAEFDTSRTTVRQALQELVVEGRLERIQGKGTFVAKPKVSQALQLTSYTEDMRAQGLEPTSQLLDIGYITADDRLAGLLDITAGGRVLRIERLRMANGEPMAIETTHLAAKRFPALRRSLVKYTSLYTALAEVYDVHLAEAEETIETSLATPREAGLLGTDVGLPMLMLSRHSLDRKGQPVEWVRSVYRGDRYKFVARLKRPQD